GTTTATCTActtcttaaattttaaaattacttttcaatAGCTTTGCAAAGGGAAGGAGAAGGTTGAGTAGAACCGGGACTAAGGTTTTGCCAAAAAATTGAATGGTTTACATGTCCACCGCCATTGAAGTTTATTGCACTCATTAAGGACAAGGTTGTGTTCGTGTCTGCTGCTgtcaatgttaatttaaatgtaagaaAACCACAAGCAAAGACAATTTGTTAAAAGctgttattaaatacatatgttaaaaaatcaaaccttttgCTTGAGCCTGTGCTAACTTTTCTTCAGcagcatttaaattatttacataagtgGCATGGTGCTTGCTGTGATGCAAGCTCATGATTTCGCGACTGATGACAGGCTCAAGTGCGCTATATTCGTAAGGTAGGTCAGGAAGAGTGTGCTTTTGCCGAACATTATTTGCGGACCgactgaaatatatatttgctacaatgttttaatagttctaacatagcaattaaaacaaataatcaatTGTAGTTTGAATAATTAGGGCTTATTCAAGTAATAACACTTTTCTAATACTTACAGTGTAGTGCCGATTCTACGGATAGCGTACATAGTAACAAAGGCGGTTCCCTGAAAAATATGGTACAAGATGCCGAATACtacaactaaataattagaaatagGTAGGTATAAGAGATATTTTCAAATGAATTGCTATTATGTATTATGCAATAAACTGCAAATAGGAATATTCCGCTACCTACCAAAAGTAAACGTAAAGGCAAGAGTCAAGACTAGTAGTGACACCAGTGGCAGTGACCAGACacattcaaaattcaaatggTATTCTTAAATTGTGTATTGTCAGTGTCGTCTGTCAACTATTATAATGTGAAAAGGTGTAGACTACataaattagattaattaatattgtattaatttcatttaagactgatcaaaatattttttatacaatgctGGAGGTTTTAAATGGATTTCTTCTggtttatttctttgttttatgtaCTATCAGTGCTTTAGTTCCTCTTCTAGTCAAACCGGTAAatcataaagtttttatatttttagttcaagAATGAATTGTTCGTTATAactataatatgttattatttcaGATTGTCGCGTGTTTCTCAAGGCCCTCGCACGAAGAACGCCAACTATGGGATGAAATAGTAATGCTTAAATGTCAGCAAAAGCAAATTTCTATGAAAGATGAATTTGCTGCTTATTCCAAACTTCAAAGGCGGATAATCAAGCTAGAAGcagaattaaaagaaaattctcAGGCTCGATTAAGTAAAAGCTTGGCAATAAAGGGCACTATACATATAGTACTTCAAGTGGTCATTGGTttcgtaataattatttcagtcATCTTATTCAGGAGAGAACCTCTCGTAGCCCTCAAAGGAGACCTTTTCCCACTTACAACATTTCTTAAATACCCAAGTGAAACTCCGAATGCAATCTCGACACATATGTGGGTTATAATTTCGAATGTTTCAATAAGAACTCTGGTGAAGCCTATGctttcttaaattttaataattattttataaatgtattgtaaattatttaactaccTTTTTAACAGCTGTAAACAAAATGTCtatgataaaaatttattgtataaataatttcttgaTGAGAAACATCTAGttctattttaagttatagtaaaaattttaGACAAATCAACAGAatgtcttaaaattaaaaatcagtgtAATTATTGTGTTCCTATTGCAAATATAGAATTCAATATTTGGTCAccataaatagttttttattattacaaaactgtttttaattataaattaataatacattggGGTTAGCTTGTAATTatgcattatatatttttagtaagttTTTAGGACAATCAAGTCTTCTTAAAGTAgaggttttaaataaaacaaagatattattaatcatttatttgttaaacaaatttaagtgTATCTTATACTCAGTCTGACATACGTCCAATTATAtctctaaaatatattctaacaACCGGATCTGCCCGCCTTAACATATAAAACTCAACAtctacaaaattaatatatattctatgCAATCCATAGTTTGGAACATAACACTAAGATTAGAATGACAACAATAATCCTagattttcaaaaaatatgaaacaggttactcaattttttttttcttatttatcgAAGGAATAAACTAATTTACTCAAGCATAATTTGGCTTCATATAAAGttgagatattttattttagtatcaaAATTTTCAGTACAGGCTGACTATATATATAAGCAAATATAGTTCCATGTTTTGAGAAAActcttttatataaagaaattaccACTGAATCTATCAATTCTTCACAAGACTAACATAAGCGCTATATCACAGCTCACAACTAACTATTTAACCAAGGGATTTTAGAATTCCTCTATATATAGgttattcaatatatattttgtgctggagtaatcttataaaaatattgaatgtcTCCATTTTTATCCTTCTAATATGTACTTTCTCATAGCcaatcttataaaaaagtaacagtatataaaaaaatatcaagaaaaa
The nucleotide sequence above comes from Pieris napi chromosome 22, ilPieNapi1.2, whole genome shotgun sequence. Encoded proteins:
- the LOC125061000 gene encoding guided entry of tail-anchored proteins factor 1-like encodes the protein MLEVLNGFLLVYFFVLCTISALVPLLVKPIVACFSRPSHEERQLWDEIVMLKCQQKQISMKDEFAAYSKLQRRIIKLEAELKENSQARLSKSLAIKGTIHIVLQVVIGFVIIISVILFRREPLVALKGDLFPLTTFLKYPSETPNAISTHMWVIISNVSIRTLVKPMLS